Below is a window of Trueperaceae bacterium DNA.
GCAGATCACCCACGTGCTCGACCCCGGCGACGCCGAGCGCCTGCTGTGCGTCGAGGTCTACACGCCGTCCGGGAACTGGTCGAGCTACCCGCCCCACCGCCACGACGAGCACGTGCCCGGCGTGGAGGTGGACCTCGACGAGGTCTACCACTACCGCATCGCGCCGCCGGGCGGCTTCGCGCTGCAGCGCCTCTACGACGACGCCCGCGACCTCGACGACGTCGTCGTCGTGAGGGACGGCGACACCGTGCTGGTGCGGCGCGGCTACCACCCCGTCGTGATGGCGCCCGGCTTCGACGGCTACTACCTGAACTTCCTCGCCGGCGAGGAGCCGAGCTGGGTGGCGCGCGACGAGCCAGACCTGGCCTGGGTGCGGGGCAGCTGGGAGGGCAGGGACGACCGCCTGCGCCTGCCGCTCGGGCCGCCGCAGCGGGAGGAGCGTTGACGAACGCGGCGGGCCGTGGGCCGGACGCCCCGGCGGGAGGAGCGTCGACGGCCCCTGGGAGCGGCGCGTCGGCCGCCACGGAGCCTCGGCGGTCGTCGGGCGCCGCGGGCGCGGCGCCGCGCTTCGACCTGCTGGCGATGGGGCGCTCGTCGATCGACCTCTACGCCAACGACATCGGCGCGGCGTTCGAGGACGTCACGTCCTTCGCCGCCTACGTGGGCGGCAGCCCGCTGAACATCGCCGTGGGGGCGCGACGCCTCGGACTGAGGACGGCGCTGCTGACGGCCGTGGGCGACGACAAGGTCGGCGAGTTCATCCTGGCGTTCCTGCGCCGCGAGGGCGTCGACACGTCGTGGGTGCCGGTCAAGCCGGGGCGGCGCAGCAGCGCCGTGGTGCTCGGCATCGAGCCGCCGGACAGGTTCCCGCTCGTCTACTACCGCGACAACGCCGCCGACTTCGCCCTCGACATCGACGACGTCCTGTCAGCGCCCGTGGCCGACGCGGCCGCCCTCGAGGTGTCCGGCACCGGGCTCGCCGTCGAGCCGTCGCGCAGCGCGACGTTCCGGGCCGTGGAGCTGGCGCGGGCCGGCGGGCGGACCGTCTACCTCGACCTCGACTTCCGCGCCGACCAGTGGCACGACCTCCGCGCCTACGGCGTCACCGTGCGGGCGCTGCTGCCGCTCGTGGACGTCGTCATCGGCACCGAGGAGGAGTTCAGGGCCGCCGCACTCGAGTCGCAGGCCGACGTGGTGGTGGCGCACCAGCAGGTGTCGGCGCCGGCGGTGAGGGGCGACCTCGGCGCGGCCATGGCGCGGCTGCGCGAGCGCGCGCCGAGCGCGACGCTGGTCGTGAAGCGCGGCGCGCGCGGGGCGACCGTCCACCTGGCCGACGGCACGGAGCTGGACGCGCCCGGCTTCCCCGTGGAGGTCGTGAACGTCCTCGGCGCCGGCGACGCGTTCGCCGCCGGGCTGATCTACGGGCGCGCCCGGGGGTGGGGCTGGCGCGAGAGCGCGCGCCTGGGCAACGCCTGCGGGGCCATAGTCGTCACGCGTCACGGCTGCGCGAACTTCATGGCCACGTTGGACGAGGCGCTGGCCCTGGCCGACGCGCACGGCGGTCTGTGAGCGTCTAGCCGAACCGGCTCCGCGCGGCGGTGACGGCGCCGTTTGACACGTCCACGACGGCGGCGGTACCCTCCTGCCACATCTGATGCGGTTCGGGCGCCGCGACGGGCGCGCTCTCACGAGGGGCGCGCGCGCGTGCGTCAGAAGGAGTGGACATGAAGCGACTGGTGCTAGTCCTCGCCGCCGTCCTGGCCCTGTGCGGCACCGCCGCCGCGCAGCGCGTGAACGTGCTGTGCTCTCCCGACCTCGCCTGGTGCGAGGCCCTGGGACCGGCCTTCAAGGCGGCCACGGGGATCGACCTCGAGTTCATCAGGCTGTCGTCGCAGGACGCGCTGGCGCGCCTGCGCGCCGAGGCCGCGAACCCCGTCTTCGACGTCTGGTTCGGCGGCACCGGCGACCCGCACCTCGTGGCCGCGACCGAGGGCCTCACCGAGTTCTACCAGCCGACGGTCTGGGACCAGCTCAACCCCGACCTCGTGGCCCAGGTGGGCGGCACCTACATCCCGCTGTACGCCGGCGCCATCGGCTTCGTCGTCAACGAGGAGGCGCTGGGCGGGAAGCCGCTCCCGCAGAGCTGGGAGGACCTCACCGACCCGCAGTACAAGGGCCTCATCGCCATGCCAGACCCGAACAGCTCCGGCACGGCGTACACGATCATCGCGACCCTCGTGCAGATCTTCGGCGAGGACCGCGCCTTCGAGATCCTCGAGGGCATCCACAGGAACATCGCGCAGTACACGAGCTCGGGGGCGGCTCCCGGCCAGCTCGCCGGGCGCGGCGAGGTGGCCAT
It encodes the following:
- the iolC gene encoding 5-dehydro-2-deoxygluconokinase, which translates into the protein MTNAAGRGPDAPAGGASTAPGSGASAATEPRRSSGAAGAAPRFDLLAMGRSSIDLYANDIGAAFEDVTSFAAYVGGSPLNIAVGARRLGLRTALLTAVGDDKVGEFILAFLRREGVDTSWVPVKPGRRSSAVVLGIEPPDRFPLVYYRDNAADFALDIDDVLSAPVADAAALEVSGTGLAVEPSRSATFRAVELARAGGRTVYLDLDFRADQWHDLRAYGVTVRALLPLVDVVIGTEEEFRAAALESQADVVVAHQQVSAPAVRGDLGAAMARLRERAPSATLVVKRGARGATVHLADGTELDAPGFPVEVVNVLGAGDAFAAGLIYGRARGWGWRESARLGNACGAIVVTRHGCANFMATLDEALALADAHGGL
- a CDS encoding ABC transporter substrate-binding protein, with the protein product MKRLVLVLAAVLALCGTAAAQRVNVLCSPDLAWCEALGPAFKAATGIDLEFIRLSSQDALARLRAEAANPVFDVWFGGTGDPHLVAATEGLTEFYQPTVWDQLNPDLVAQVGGTYIPLYAGAIGFVVNEEALGGKPLPQSWEDLTDPQYKGLIAMPDPNSSGTAYTIIATLVQIFGEDRAFEILEGIHRNIAQYTSSGAAPGQLAGRGEVAIAIQFMHDGVKFALQGFPLTVYAPSEGTGYEIGGLSLIKGAPNRDEAIQFIEWALTPEAQMIAAQQGDSFQLPSNVNTPVPEASPNLDEINLIDYDFERFGSPEVRDALVARWTNEIFPLPR